One part of the Segnochrobactrum spirostomi genome encodes these proteins:
- a CDS encoding flagellar biosynthetic protein FliO, which produces MMGDFLTGLGFDPGVARIVQLILATVIVLVALVATMRLYRYLLGVRRAHQSTHRLELMETLPIDNRRRLVLVRRDGVEHLILVGGVTDVVVEAAIADHRAADHRGADDRVALRPANPRPEAPRPPAARAFPPQPPEPTRTDAPRADMPAERHAEPVPPAVAGEEARPVRPAQPPARLAPQPAPQPAPAPAGPSATAPRAPRPADPPVPAAKRAEPPIRPEPVVEPARGENAPPSGRAEPVRATPIAVRADLTAVRAEPHPDPARHEAPPIVSRTETAHPAAPKPAPRVESPAPAPSVALRTPTAHPARPNAAPAVGPAAPRAPQPVSASAPPASPSSAPASPAASAPTSSAQSWARSLPRVEPRAAIDVDGAGAPKAEKPPTVEPAAPVEPPSREPRIAAAYQEHSDDLDPAERLEQEMSRLLGDFTPPQR; this is translated from the coding sequence ATGATGGGCGATTTCCTGACGGGTCTGGGGTTCGATCCGGGCGTTGCACGGATCGTGCAGCTGATCTTGGCAACGGTGATCGTGCTCGTCGCGCTGGTCGCGACGATGAGGCTCTACCGCTATCTCCTCGGCGTGCGCCGCGCGCACCAGTCGACCCATCGGCTGGAGCTGATGGAGACGCTGCCGATCGACAACCGGCGCCGCCTCGTGCTGGTGCGCCGCGACGGGGTGGAGCATCTCATCCTCGTCGGCGGCGTGACGGATGTGGTGGTCGAGGCCGCGATCGCGGATCACCGCGCGGCCGACCATCGCGGGGCCGATGATCGCGTCGCGCTTCGCCCGGCAAATCCGCGCCCGGAGGCGCCGCGCCCGCCCGCGGCGCGGGCGTTCCCGCCGCAGCCGCCCGAGCCGACCCGGACGGATGCGCCCCGGGCCGACATGCCGGCCGAACGCCATGCCGAGCCGGTTCCGCCGGCGGTGGCCGGCGAGGAGGCCCGCCCGGTGCGCCCTGCCCAGCCGCCGGCCCGACTTGCGCCTCAACCTGCGCCTCAACCTGCGCCGGCCCCCGCTGGCCCGTCCGCGACCGCACCGCGGGCGCCGCGTCCGGCCGACCCACCGGTTCCCGCCGCCAAGCGGGCCGAGCCTCCGATCCGCCCCGAGCCCGTCGTCGAGCCGGCACGGGGGGAGAATGCGCCGCCGTCAGGCCGGGCCGAGCCGGTCCGGGCCACACCGATCGCCGTGCGGGCGGATCTCACCGCTGTCCGGGCAGAGCCGCATCCGGACCCCGCGCGGCACGAGGCACCGCCGATCGTGTCACGAACCGAGACCGCCCATCCAGCCGCACCGAAGCCGGCCCCGCGTGTCGAGAGCCCGGCACCCGCCCCGTCCGTCGCCCTCCGCACGCCCACTGCGCATCCGGCGCGACCCAACGCCGCCCCGGCGGTCGGTCCCGCGGCGCCCAGAGCCCCGCAGCCGGTGTCGGCGTCCGCACCGCCCGCGTCGCCCTCATCGGCACCGGCCTCGCCGGCGGCCTCGGCACCGACATCCTCGGCACAATCCTGGGCCCGCTCGCTGCCTCGCGTCGAGCCGCGGGCGGCAATCGATGTGGACGGGGCCGGCGCGCCGAAGGCGGAGAAGCCGCCGACCGTCGAACCGGCCGCGCCGGTCGAGCCGCCGTCCCGCGAGCCGCGCATCGCCGCCGCCTACCAGGAACATTCGGACGATCTCGATCCGGCGGAACGGCTGGAACAGGAGATGTCGCGCCTGCTCGGGGACTTCACGCCGCCGCAGCGGTGA
- a CDS encoding hybrid sensor histidine kinase/response regulator yields MSADHQPASNADRRPRRRGRPALALFLLVVLLAVPLLFALTSPGEAEPYVLGGLVALAAIGVFTVFALAVGLVGRDERRDGVAEAVAAADPDAILVTDASGAVRYANPAYRALTGGGARVRDLPTFDRLLAGRDEAAQPLARLIEAARAARPAEEEVRLANGFGSASGGARWYRLSVAPIAVADVPRPLVLWRLVDVTEARHDQEAAFFDLQNVINFLDRAPAGFFAADAGGRIVFLNATLADWLGYDLATFDTGQATLAILLGEGGAVTLAALTGRPGETRTERFDIGLQRQGGGSLGVRLMHRVTFGSDGRPAEARTLVLERGAEPVATAPLSALSDASVVHFFDNAPFAIASVDGAGRVGLSNAPFRRLFGGIVGTETRLIDALAERDRAGLAAALAAAVGGIAEIAPVDATLIGDGQRNVRFYVAPAGEAGAGLAGAAIVYALDTTDQRALEVQFAQSQKMQAIGQLAGGVAHDFNNVLTAIIGFSDLLLASHRPTDPFFQDIMNIKQNANRAAGLVRQLLAFATRQTLRPERIVLTDVLADLTILLGRLIGEMVELRVVHGRDLWPVMADVNQLEQVVMNLAVNARDAMPEGGRLTIRTFNVPAADLRTLPEMRAFAGRALPPADHVMIEIADTGTGMPAETMEKIFEPFFTTKEVGKGTGLGLSTVYGIVTQSGGHIAVESEIGKGTVFRILLPRAASAERADAVRGETARSETLRAEMARTEISRLETSRTEAPRADASRGLPQRPPAALQSDLEEAFSGAVRADAAADADTDGAPGARVRAEPEGAHRDPVPAPGAAASDLTGNATILLVEDEEAVRAFAARALASRGYTVHQASTGTEALKVMREAGGRIDLVVSDVVMPEMDGPSLLRELRKTRPDLRIIFVSGYAEEAFARNLPANERFGFLPKPFTLKQLATAVKTALVG; encoded by the coding sequence GTGAGCGCCGATCACCAGCCCGCCAGCAATGCCGACCGGCGACCCCGCCGGCGCGGCCGGCCCGCGCTCGCACTGTTCCTGCTCGTCGTCCTCCTCGCCGTCCCGCTCCTCTTCGCTCTCACCTCGCCGGGAGAGGCCGAACCCTACGTGCTCGGCGGTCTCGTGGCGCTGGCGGCAATCGGCGTGTTCACCGTGTTCGCGCTCGCGGTCGGCCTCGTGGGCCGTGACGAGCGCCGCGACGGCGTCGCCGAGGCCGTCGCGGCCGCCGATCCCGACGCCATCCTCGTCACGGACGCCAGCGGTGCCGTCCGCTATGCCAATCCCGCTTACCGCGCACTCACCGGCGGCGGCGCGCGGGTCCGCGATCTGCCGACGTTCGATCGTCTGCTCGCCGGCCGCGACGAGGCCGCCCAGCCGCTCGCCCGCCTGATCGAGGCCGCCCGCGCCGCCCGCCCGGCCGAGGAGGAGGTGCGCCTCGCCAACGGCTTCGGCTCCGCGAGCGGCGGCGCGCGCTGGTATCGTCTTTCCGTCGCGCCGATCGCCGTGGCCGATGTGCCCCGCCCCCTCGTGCTGTGGCGCCTCGTCGACGTGACCGAGGCGCGGCACGACCAGGAGGCGGCGTTCTTCGATCTCCAGAACGTCATCAACTTCCTCGACCGCGCCCCGGCCGGCTTCTTCGCCGCCGATGCGGGCGGGCGCATCGTCTTCCTCAATGCGACGCTCGCGGACTGGCTCGGCTACGATCTCGCGACCTTCGACACGGGGCAGGCGACCCTTGCGATCCTGCTCGGCGAGGGCGGTGCCGTCACGCTCGCCGCCCTGACCGGCCGCCCGGGCGAGACCCGCACCGAGCGCTTCGACATCGGCCTCCAGCGCCAGGGCGGCGGCTCGCTCGGCGTCCGCTTGATGCACCGGGTGACGTTCGGCTCGGACGGTCGCCCGGCCGAGGCGCGCACGCTGGTGCTCGAGCGCGGGGCGGAGCCGGTGGCCACGGCGCCGCTGTCGGCCCTGTCGGACGCGAGCGTCGTCCATTTCTTCGACAACGCGCCCTTCGCCATCGCCTCGGTCGACGGGGCAGGCCGCGTCGGCCTCTCCAACGCACCGTTCCGCCGCCTGTTCGGCGGCATCGTCGGCACCGAGACCCGACTCATCGACGCGCTCGCCGAGCGCGATCGGGCCGGCCTCGCCGCGGCGCTCGCCGCCGCCGTCGGCGGCATCGCCGAGATCGCGCCGGTCGATGCGACGCTGATCGGCGACGGTCAGCGCAATGTCCGCTTCTATGTCGCCCCCGCCGGCGAGGCCGGGGCCGGGCTCGCTGGCGCGGCGATCGTCTATGCCCTCGACACCACCGATCAGCGTGCGCTGGAGGTGCAGTTCGCCCAGAGCCAGAAGATGCAGGCGATCGGGCAGCTCGCCGGCGGCGTCGCCCACGATTTCAACAATGTCCTGACCGCGATCATCGGCTTCTCGGATCTGCTCCTCGCGAGCCACCGGCCGACCGATCCGTTCTTCCAGGACATCATGAATATCAAGCAGAACGCCAACCGGGCGGCGGGCCTCGTCCGCCAGCTCCTGGCGTTCGCGACCCGCCAGACCCTGCGGCCCGAGCGCATCGTGCTCACCGACGTGCTCGCCGACCTCACGATCCTGCTCGGCCGCCTCATCGGCGAGATGGTGGAGCTGCGCGTCGTTCACGGGCGCGACCTGTGGCCGGTGATGGCCGACGTCAACCAGCTCGAGCAGGTCGTGATGAACCTCGCGGTCAACGCCCGCGATGCCATGCCCGAGGGCGGCCGCCTCACCATCCGCACCTTCAACGTCCCGGCGGCCGACCTGCGCACCCTGCCCGAGATGCGCGCCTTCGCCGGTCGCGCACTTCCCCCTGCCGACCACGTGATGATCGAGATCGCCGATACCGGCACGGGCATGCCGGCGGAGACGATGGAGAAGATCTTCGAGCCCTTCTTCACCACCAAGGAGGTGGGCAAGGGCACGGGCCTCGGTCTGTCGACCGTCTACGGCATCGTCACCCAATCGGGCGGTCACATCGCCGTCGAGAGCGAGATCGGCAAGGGCACCGTTTTTCGCATCCTGCTGCCGCGCGCGGCGAGCGCAGAGCGCGCCGACGCTGTCCGGGGCGAGACGGCGCGGTCCGAGACCCTCCGGGCCGAGATGGCGCGCACCGAGATCTCGCGGTTGGAGACGTCGCGGACCGAGGCGCCCCGCGCAGACGCCTCGCGTGGCCTGCCGCAGCGCCCGCCCGCGGCCCTGCAATCCGACCTGGAAGAGGCGTTCTCGGGCGCTGTCCGCGCCGACGCCGCCGCCGACGCCGACACCGACGGCGCGCCCGGTGCGCGCGTTCGGGCCGAGCCCGAGGGGGCGCACCGCGATCCCGTCCCCGCCCCGGGTGCGGCCGCCTCGGACCTTACCGGCAACGCCACGATCCTGCTTGTCGAGGACGAGGAGGCCGTGCGCGCCTTCGCCGCCCGCGCGCTCGCCTCCCGCGGCTACACCGTCCACCAGGCATCGACCGGCACCGAGGCACTCAAGGTGATGCGCGAGGCCGGCGGCCGCATCGATCTCGTCGTCTCCGATGTCGTCATGCCGGAGATGGACGGGCCGTCGCTCCTGCGCGAACTGCGCAAGACGCGCCCCGATCTCAGGATCATCTTCGTCTCGGGCTACGCCGAGGAAGCCTTCGCCCGCAATCTCCCGGCCAACGAGCGCTTCGGCTTCCTGCCTAAGCCCTTCACGCTGAAGCAACTCGCGACCGCCGTGAAGACGGCGCTGGTCGGTTGA
- the recA gene encoding recombinase RecA, producing MIQPNLRLIEGSSMDKRKALDAALSQIERSFGKGSVMKLGQGKAVEVDVVPSGSLGLDIALGIGGLPRGRIVEVYGPESSGKTTLTLHVIAEAQKRGGVCAFIDAEHALDPIYARKLGVDIDELLISQPDAGEQALEIADTLVRSGAIDVLVIDSVAALTPKAELEGEMGEQLPGLQARLMSQALRKLTASISRSNTMVIFINQIRMKIGVMYGSPETTTGGNALKFYASVRLDIRRIGAIKDRDEMIGNSTRVKVVKNKLAPPFREVEFDIMYGVGISKVGELIDLGVKAGIVEKSGAWFSYDSQRLGQGRENAKQFLRDNPKAAEAIEAAIRQNAGLLADRIVGRGAPEPEDDGPPEA from the coding sequence ATGATTCAGCCGAATCTACGCTTGATCGAGGGGTCTTCGATGGACAAGAGAAAAGCGCTCGACGCGGCGCTGTCGCAGATCGAGCGCTCCTTCGGCAAGGGCTCGGTGATGAAGCTCGGCCAGGGCAAGGCCGTCGAGGTGGATGTCGTTCCCTCGGGCTCGCTCGGGCTCGACATCGCGCTCGGGATCGGCGGCCTGCCGCGCGGCCGCATCGTCGAGGTCTATGGCCCGGAATCCTCCGGCAAGACGACGCTCACCCTGCACGTCATCGCCGAGGCGCAGAAGCGCGGCGGCGTCTGTGCCTTCATCGACGCGGAGCATGCGCTCGATCCGATCTATGCGCGCAAGCTCGGTGTCGATATCGACGAATTGCTGATCTCCCAGCCGGATGCCGGCGAGCAGGCGCTCGAGATCGCCGACACGCTGGTGCGCTCCGGCGCGATCGACGTGCTCGTCATCGACTCGGTCGCGGCGCTGACGCCGAAGGCCGAGCTCGAAGGCGAGATGGGCGAGCAATTGCCCGGCCTGCAGGCTCGTTTGATGAGCCAGGCGCTGCGCAAGCTCACCGCCTCGATCTCGCGCTCCAACACGATGGTCATCTTCATCAACCAGATCCGGATGAAGATTGGCGTCATGTACGGCAGTCCGGAGACGACGACGGGCGGCAACGCCCTCAAGTTCTACGCCTCCGTCCGCCTCGACATCCGCCGCATCGGCGCGATCAAGGATCGCGACGAGATGATCGGCAATTCGACCCGCGTGAAGGTCGTGAAGAACAAGCTGGCCCCGCCGTTCCGCGAGGTCGAGTTCGACATCATGTACGGCGTCGGCATCTCCAAGGTCGGCGAACTGATCGATCTCGGCGTCAAGGCCGGCATCGTCGAGAAGTCCGGCGCCTGGTTCTCCTACGACAGCCAGCGCCTCGGCCAGGGCCGCGAGAACGCCAAGCAGTTCCTGCGCGACAACCCGAAGGCGGCGGAGGCGATCGAGGCGGCGATCCGTCAGAATGCCGGCCTGCTCGCCGATCGCATCGTCGGCCGCGGTGCGCCCGAGCCGGAGGACGACGGTCCGCCCGAGGCGTGA
- the alaS gene encoding alanine--tRNA ligase yields MSGVNEIRSAYLDFFAKAGHEVVPSSPLVPRNDPTLMFTNAGMVQFKNVFTGLETRAIPRAATSQKCVRAGGKHNDLDNVGYTARHHTFFEMLGNFSFGDYFKERAIELAWTLVTREFGLAKDKLLVTVYHEDEEAAGLWKRIAGLSDDRIIRIATSDNFWAMGDTGPCGPCSEIFYDHGPSIPGGPPGSPDEDGDRFIEIWNLVFMQFEQVAPGERIALPRPSIDTGMGLERIAAVLQGVHNNYEIDLFRALIAASEDATGVAAQGANLASHRIIADHLRASSFLIADGVLPSNEGRGYVLRRIMRRGMRHAHLLGAREPLMWRLVPALVREMGRAYPELLRAEPMIAETLRLEETRFRRTLERGLTLLEDATRTLVPGAALDGETAFRLYDTYGFPLDLTQDALKARGIGVDLGGFETAMERQRAEARAAWAGSGEAATETVWFQLKERLGATEFLGYETERAEGVVSALVVEGREVAAIEAGGTGYVVLNQTPFYGESGGQVGDVGHLIGAGVEAVVTDTQKRAGGVFVHAVRVERGSLVPGAALELVVDGRRRGAIRANHSATHLLHAALRTVLGDHVAQKGSLVAPDRLRFDFSHPLPISDEDIERIEALTNEVVLQNAPVTTRLMAVDDAIGSGAMALFGEKYGDEVRVVSMGETPRDGATGPNNHGGVFSVELCGGTHVRRTGDIGVVTLVSEGAVAAGVRRIEALTADAARRHFQEQERRLKAVASAIKAPVGEVADRVAALVDERRKLERDLADARRKLALGQGGGDAPTPVREIGGVKLVARVVTGIAPKDLKGLADESKKTVGSGIVALVGVGEDGKAAVVVAVTDDLTDRFDAVALVRAGSEALGGKGGGGRRDMAQAGGPDGAKADAALAAIEAALAA; encoded by the coding sequence ATGAGCGGCGTCAACGAGATCCGATCGGCCTATCTCGACTTCTTCGCCAAGGCCGGTCACGAGGTGGTGCCCTCAAGCCCGCTGGTGCCGCGCAACGACCCGACCTTGATGTTCACCAATGCCGGGATGGTGCAGTTCAAGAACGTCTTCACCGGTCTCGAGACGCGCGCCATCCCCCGCGCCGCCACGTCGCAGAAGTGCGTGCGCGCCGGTGGCAAGCACAACGATCTCGACAATGTCGGCTACACCGCCCGGCACCACACCTTCTTCGAGATGTTGGGCAACTTCTCGTTCGGCGACTATTTCAAGGAGCGCGCGATCGAGCTCGCCTGGACCCTCGTCACGCGCGAGTTCGGCCTGGCGAAAGACAAGCTCCTCGTCACCGTCTACCACGAGGACGAGGAGGCGGCGGGCCTCTGGAAGCGCATCGCCGGTCTCTCGGACGACCGTATCATCCGGATTGCCACGAGCGACAATTTCTGGGCGATGGGCGACACCGGTCCGTGCGGCCCCTGCTCGGAGATCTTCTACGACCACGGTCCCTCGATCCCGGGCGGTCCTCCCGGCTCGCCGGACGAGGACGGCGACCGCTTCATCGAGATCTGGAATCTCGTCTTCATGCAGTTCGAGCAGGTCGCGCCGGGCGAGCGCATCGCCCTGCCGCGCCCCTCGATCGACACCGGCATGGGCCTCGAGCGCATCGCCGCCGTGCTCCAGGGCGTGCACAACAATTACGAGATCGACCTGTTCCGCGCGCTGATCGCCGCCTCGGAGGATGCGACCGGCGTCGCCGCGCAGGGGGCCAACCTCGCGAGCCACCGCATCATCGCCGACCATCTGCGGGCCTCGAGTTTCCTCATCGCCGACGGCGTTCTGCCGTCGAACGAGGGCCGCGGCTACGTCCTGCGGCGCATCATGCGCCGCGGCATGCGCCACGCCCACCTGCTCGGTGCCCGCGAGCCGCTGATGTGGCGCCTCGTGCCGGCGTTGGTGCGCGAGATGGGCCGCGCCTATCCGGAACTCCTGCGCGCCGAGCCGATGATCGCGGAGACGCTGCGTCTCGAGGAGACCCGCTTCCGCCGCACGCTGGAGCGCGGCCTCACCCTGCTCGAAGACGCGACCCGCACCCTCGTGCCCGGCGCCGCCCTCGACGGCGAGACGGCGTTCCGTCTCTACGACACCTATGGTTTCCCGCTCGATCTGACCCAGGACGCGCTCAAGGCGCGCGGCATCGGCGTCGATCTCGGCGGCTTCGAGACCGCGATGGAGCGCCAGCGCGCCGAGGCCCGTGCCGCGTGGGCGGGGTCCGGCGAGGCGGCGACCGAGACCGTCTGGTTCCAGCTCAAGGAGCGCCTCGGCGCGACGGAGTTCCTCGGCTACGAGACCGAGCGTGCGGAAGGCGTCGTCTCGGCGCTCGTGGTGGAGGGCCGCGAGGTCGCCGCCATCGAGGCGGGCGGCACCGGCTACGTCGTGCTCAACCAGACGCCGTTCTACGGTGAATCGGGCGGCCAAGTGGGCGATGTCGGCCACCTGATCGGCGCCGGCGTCGAGGCGGTCGTCACCGACACCCAGAAGCGGGCCGGCGGCGTCTTCGTCCATGCGGTGCGCGTCGAGCGCGGCAGTCTGGTGCCGGGGGCGGCCCTCGAACTCGTCGTCGATGGTCGCCGCCGCGGCGCCATCCGGGCGAACCATTCGGCGACCCATCTCCTGCACGCGGCGCTGCGCACCGTGCTCGGCGACCACGTCGCCCAGAAGGGCTCGCTGGTGGCGCCGGACCGGCTCCGCTTCGACTTCTCCCATCCGCTGCCGATCAGCGACGAGGACATCGAGCGCATCGAGGCGCTGACGAACGAGGTCGTTTTGCAGAATGCGCCGGTGACGACCCGGCTGATGGCGGTTGACGACGCCATCGGGTCCGGCGCCATGGCGCTGTTCGGCGAGAAATATGGCGACGAAGTGCGCGTCGTCTCGATGGGCGAGACCCCGCGCGACGGGGCGACCGGCCCGAACAATCACGGCGGCGTCTTCTCGGTCGAGCTCTGCGGCGGCACCCACGTGCGCCGCACCGGCGACATCGGCGTCGTCACCCTCGTCTCCGAAGGCGCGGTCGCGGCCGGCGTGCGCCGCATCGAAGCCCTGACCGCCGATGCCGCCCGCCGGCATTTCCAGGAGCAGGAGCGGCGCCTCAAGGCCGTCGCGAGCGCGATCAAGGCGCCGGTCGGCGAAGTCGCTGATCGCGTCGCCGCGCTTGTGGACGAACGCCGCAAGCTCGAGCGCGACCTCGCCGACGCCCGCCGCAAGCTCGCCCTCGGCCAGGGCGGCGGCGACGCGCCGACGCCGGTGCGCGAGATCGGCGGCGTGAAGCTCGTCGCCCGCGTGGTGACGGGCATCGCGCCGAAGGACCTCAAGGGCCTCGCCGACGAGAGCAAGAAGACGGTCGGCTCCGGCATCGTCGCCCTCGTCGGCGTCGGCGAGGACGGTAAGGCGGCGGTCGTCGTCGCGGTGACCGACGATCTCACCGACCGTTTCGACGCGGTGGCTTTGGTGCGGGCCGGGTCGGAAGCCCTCGGCGGCAAGGGTGGCGGCGGTCGCCGCGACATGGCCCAGGCCGGTGGTCCCGATGGAGCCAAGGCCGATGCCGCGCTCGCGGCGATCGAGGCGGCGCTCGCCGCCTGA